TTGGCTGCCGATTTGGCAAAGAGATGGTTTGCCTATTTTTTTACTCTCCCCAACCGTCCAGAAAAACGCCCCTCGCTTCGGTCTCACGTTTTAGCGCTCTACGATCCTTTTGCGCCGCGTTCCGTCTTTCCCGCCGGGATTCGATTCTCTTGCAATACTTATGTCGGATGTGCTTTGCAATGCGCCTATTGTTATATTCAGACCTATTTCGAAAATCCCTTGATTGCGCCTCACGCCAAGCAGAAATTCGCCGAGCGGCTAGAGAAGGATTTTCGCGAACTGGAGGAATTGAACTTGCCAGCCATTCCCTTGCACTTCAGCAATAGCACGGATGCGCTGCAAGAAACGCTGGAAAAACGGCATCAAAATACGTTTTATCTTCTGCAACGATTGGCGCAGGGAGAACATCGGCGATTTCAACCTATCCGCATGCTTACGCGCAATCCTGCGTTACTGCTCCGCCGCGAATATTTGGATCTTCTTTTGGAAATCAAGAACAAAGTGACAGTGCAGGTATCGATCCCTATCCTAGATCCCAATGCGGGCCATTTTTACGAACCGAATGTTCCCTCTTCCTCGATGCGGTTGCAAGCGATTTACAAGCTTCGTTCGCAGGGCATACCCATATCTTTCCGCATCGATCCCCTCTTTCCGCGCGATCCGCTGCCTAAGGAAATTTTTGGAGAAACCGCATTAACCGGTTTCGATGTTTTGCCCGCGCAGACGGAAATGGATCTTCGTTATTTAGTCCAAGCGGCGGCGCAATGCGGATGCCAATCCATCGTCATTTCGGCTTTGAAAATTCCTCGAAATCTTTCTTCCAGAAATCAACGCCTTATGAAGGGCTGGCTGGCTTTTTATCAGTCGCTCGCAGCGGCGCATCCAAAATTAAATAGCCGGAATTATCTCCGTTTGCCTCATGAATATCAGCATGGAGAGTTGGTCTATCCCATTCTCGATGAAGCGGAACGTTGGGGAATCATCGTGGAGCATTGCAAAAATAATCTTATCCATGCTCGATGAATTTATATATGAGTTCGAATCCGATTCTAACATATCATTCCCTTAAACGTTAAAATAATCGCCTCATTTTCATCCCCCCCTCTCTAGCCGCCGCCGGAGTTTCCGATAATGGTTATGCCGAGGATGCGAAAAAACGGCTGCAAAGCCGTAAAACCCCCTCGACTTCGCTCTGTTTTTGTGTTGGATTACCTTATAGATAGAAACGAAAAGCAGCGGCCTTGAAAGTGGTGGAACTGAAATCCTACGACTGGTTGGAAGATGCGATCCTGACGGTTTGCAAGAAAGTCTTCCCTTTGGAACCGGCTCTGACGGTCCATTCCATTGCGCAAAAGCAGCACCGTATTTTTCCCCATCAGGATTACGATTTTCTTCTGCAATCCCCCGATGCGGAATTCCGGCTGATTCTGCGGCTTCATTACGGAATGTTCTCCCTTTGGAGCGGCGTGGAAGACATCAAGACCGCCAAGGAATTTTCCGTTATGCGCCATGCCTATCAGCATGGCTATCCCGCCCCGTTTCCCTATTGCTTCAGCACCCGCAAAATGCCCTTCGGGCGCTCTTACCTCATCATGGACGCGGGCGACGGGCGCCGCTGGTGGGAGATGGAAGGCAGCCTACGCGCCATCCAGGAGGAGACCGTGGATTCGCTCGCGGACCAGTTAGCGAAACTCCACGCTTCCGTCTCTCCCCAACATCCTTTGATTCCCAAGATTGACGTCCCCAAAGCGCTGAAAACCCTGCGCTCCCGCTCCGCGAGCCTTAATATTTCCGATCTGGATAAAGCGCTGCGCGTCTGCGGCAAGGCTTTCGAAACGGTCGGCGCCGCTTCCACCGTTCTTCTTCACGGAACCTTCGAAATGGACAATACGCTTCTCGTTCACAACCGCGTCCGCACGGTAACGAACTGGGAGCACGCCGCCATCGGCGATCATCGCTGGGACGTGGCTTACGCCTCCCTTGCCTTGCAGCAGAAGGGCGACCGTTCCCTGGCGAACCGCTTCGTAGCCCGTTACGTCCAACAAACCGGCGCTTCGCTGGAAAACATGGATTTCTGGGAAGGCTTGATCGCCCTGCGCCACTATGCTCTTGGTGAATGGGTGCGTTCTCTCGACGAGCGCAGCTTCAGCGTCATCGCAGGGATGCAAACGGACCTTTTCGATCGTCTCGAAGCCATGCGCGACCGCGCCCTGGCGCAGTTTGGGTAGGGTTTCATCGGTAAACCTGCCGCCGATGGTCGATATCGATGACGAGGATCACGAGCCGGTCGTCATGAATTTCGTAAATGATGCGAAAATTGCCCATACGAAGGGACCAGCGATTTTCAACTCCTTTTAACTTTTTTACGCCGGCGGGGCGGGGATTGTTCGAGAGGGAAGCGATGCGTTTTAAAATACGGCTGCGCAACGGTTTCACGATGGATTCCAGGACGCGATCGGGAGCGGGCTTGATGATAAGGGTATAAGACATCGGCTTTATTCTTGAAAACCGTATTTCTTTTCGATCTCCTCAAAAGGAATCTCCCCCGGTTCTTTCAGCGCGGCGTCGGCAAGTTGGTTCAGCCTCTGGTCCTCCAAC
Above is a genomic segment from Candidatus Omnitrophota bacterium containing:
- a CDS encoding radical SAM protein; translated protein: MNQIDNRLAQIQSRWDELIGCVHDPALFEGLAADLAKRWFAYFFTLPNRPEKRPSLRSHVLALYDPFAPRSVFPAGIRFSCNTYVGCALQCAYCYIQTYFENPLIAPHAKQKFAERLEKDFRELEELNLPAIPLHFSNSTDALQETLEKRHQNTFYLLQRLAQGEHRRFQPIRMLTRNPALLLRREYLDLLLEIKNKVTVQVSIPILDPNAGHFYEPNVPSSSMRLQAIYKLRSQGIPISFRIDPLFPRDPLPKEIFGETALTGFDVLPAQTEMDLRYLVQAAAQCGCQSIVISALKIPRNLSSRNQRLMKGWLAFYQSLAAAHPKLNSRNYLRLPHEYQHGELVYPILDEAERWGIIVEHCKNNLIHAR
- a CDS encoding phosphotransferase gives rise to the protein MVELKSYDWLEDAILTVCKKVFPLEPALTVHSIAQKQHRIFPHQDYDFLLQSPDAEFRLILRLHYGMFSLWSGVEDIKTAKEFSVMRHAYQHGYPAPFPYCFSTRKMPFGRSYLIMDAGDGRRWWEMEGSLRAIQEETVDSLADQLAKLHASVSPQHPLIPKIDVPKALKTLRSRSASLNISDLDKALRVCGKAFETVGAASTVLLHGTFEMDNTLLVHNRVRTVTNWEHAAIGDHRWDVAYASLALQQKGDRSLANRFVARYVQQTGASLENMDFWEGLIALRHYALGEWVRSLDERSFSVIAGMQTDLFDRLEAMRDRALAQFG
- a CDS encoding type II toxin-antitoxin system RelE/ParE family toxin is translated as MSYTLIIKPAPDRVLESIVKPLRSRILKRIASLSNNPRPAGVKKLKGVENRWSLRMGNFRIIYEIHDDRLVILVIDIDHRRQVYR